A genomic region of Bombus pyrosoma isolate SC7728 linkage group LG6, ASM1482585v1, whole genome shotgun sequence contains the following coding sequences:
- the LOC122568113 gene encoding eyes absent homolog 4 isoform X2 produces MHYVIWRSDMLTEDNDPTKPAGVLDNAGNVSSSTEASVQHPRAANNETEVKNEVQDCPENDSVPSGELYIDENAEEKEQEYPDSMEKADYSSLYGANQYYNSLYNSPPYGTTTAGKNTSGLQSSYLTSYTTPSSMSQYSSYATYNSSTTNFPNVAQNISPSSQKLDYSAYSSSLYGNDRVPLQYSGYYPMHGYHTTPASFNIGNLNFADSTKSALTLDATTHDASDLTARETANIEGATAKPCRRGRRQSGSGNSIGSADTTEAGPDRIFIWDLDETIVVFHSLLTGQFATKHRKDPVLLGQVAYRMEEMIFNLADTHFFFNDVEDCDQVHIDDVSSDDNGQDLSSYNFANDGFQCASANNGICLASGVRGGVDWMRKLAFRYRKIKEIYNNYRNNVGGLLGAAKQEQWLQLRSEIEVLTDNWLTSAVKCLSLINKRNDCINILVTTTQLVPALSKVLLFGIGGIFPIENIYSASKIGKESCFGRVVARFGRRCTYVVIGDDSDEETAARAHNFPFWRINSHSDTQSLYNALEMGFL; encoded by the exons ATGCATTACGTAATTtg GCGCAGTGATATGTTAACCGAGGACAATGATCCGACGAAACCAGCAGGCGTTTTAGACAATGCTGGCAACGTGTCTTCGTCGACAGAGGCCTCGGTACAGCACCCTCGAGCCGCAAACAATG AAACAGAAGTCAAGAACGAGGTGCAAGATTGTCCCGAAAACGACAGCGTGCCCAGCGGGGAATTATACATCGACGAGAATGCCGAGGAAAAGGAACAAGAATATCCAGATTCTATGGAAAAGGCGGACTACAGTTCGTTGTACGGAGCCAATCAATATTATAACAG TCTGTACAACTCACCCCCCTACGGGACAACCACAGCCGGGAAAAACACCTCGGGCTTGCAAAGTTCTTATCTGACCTCATACACAACGCCCAGCTCCATGTCTCAATATTCATCTTACGCTACATACAACAGCAGCACCACGAATTTCCCCAACGTGGCTCAAAATATATCACCGTCTTCACAG aAGCTAGATTACAGCGCCTACAGTAGCAGTTTGTATGGAAATGACAGGGTACCATTACAGTATTCCGGATATTACCCCATGCATGGTTACCACACGACACCCGCCTCGTTTAACATTGGAAACCTAAATTTTGCTG ATTCGACAAAGTCTGCGCTCACGTTGGACGCAACAACTCACGATGCCAGCGATCTTACCGCACGAGAAACCGCAAACATCGAAG GAGCGACAGCGAAACCTTGCAGACGCGGAAGACGCCAGAGCGGAAGTGGAAACAGTATAGGTTCTGCGGATACGACAGAAGCCGGTCCTGACCGGATATTCATCTGGGACCTGGACGAAACCATAGTTGTATTTCACTCCTTGTTAACTGGGCAATTTGCAACGAAGCACCGTAAGGATCCGGTTCTTTTGGGCCAAGTGGCGTACAGAATGGAAGAAATGATATTCAATTTGGCTGATACTCACTTCTTTTTCAACGACGTCGAG GATTGTGACCAAGTACACATCGATGATGTATCATCAGATGATAATGGGCAAGATCTGTCTTCTTACAATTTTGCTAACGATGGTTTCCAATGCGCGTCTGCGAACAACGGTATATGTTTGGCTTCTGGTGTTAGAGGTGGTGTCGATTGGATGCGAAAATTAGCCTTTCGCtatcgaaaaattaaagaGATCTATAATAATTACCGAAACAATGTTGGCGGTTTATTGGGCGCTGCAAAACAAGAACAATGGTTACAACTGCGTTCTGAGATTGAAGTGCTCACCGATAACTGGTTAACGTCAGCTGTAAAATGTTTAAGTctcataaataaaagaaatgactGCATTAACATTCTGGTTACTACCACGCAATTAGTACCGGCTTTATCTAAAGTACTGCTTTTCGGGATCGGCGGAATATTTccaatcgaaaatatttattcggcCTCGAAAATCG GAAAAGAAAGCTGCTTTGGAAGAGTAGTTGCGCGATTTGGTCGAAGATGCACATATGTGGTAATAGGTGATGACTCTGATGAAGAAACGGCAGCACGTGCCCATAATTTCCCATTTTGGAGAATAAACAGTCACTCGGACACACAGTCGTTATACAACGCCTTAGAAATGGGATTTCTTTAA
- the LOC122568113 gene encoding eyes absent homolog 4 isoform X1, whose translation MHYVIWRSDMLTEDNDPTKPAGVLDNAGNVSSSTEASVQHPRAANNETEVKNEVQDCPENDSVPSGELYIDENAEEKEQEYPDSMEKADYSSLYGANQYYNSLYNSPPYGTTTAGKNTSGLQSSYLTSYTTPSSMSQYSSYATYNSSTTNFPNVAQNISPSSQKLDYSAYSSSLYGNDRVPLQYSGYYPMHGYHTTPASFNIGNLNFADSTKSALTLDATTHDASDLTARETANIEGNTIRATAKPCRRGRRQSGSGNSIGSADTTEAGPDRIFIWDLDETIVVFHSLLTGQFATKHRKDPVLLGQVAYRMEEMIFNLADTHFFFNDVEDCDQVHIDDVSSDDNGQDLSSYNFANDGFQCASANNGICLASGVRGGVDWMRKLAFRYRKIKEIYNNYRNNVGGLLGAAKQEQWLQLRSEIEVLTDNWLTSAVKCLSLINKRNDCINILVTTTQLVPALSKVLLFGIGGIFPIENIYSASKIGKESCFGRVVARFGRRCTYVVIGDDSDEETAARAHNFPFWRINSHSDTQSLYNALEMGFL comes from the exons ATGCATTACGTAATTtg GCGCAGTGATATGTTAACCGAGGACAATGATCCGACGAAACCAGCAGGCGTTTTAGACAATGCTGGCAACGTGTCTTCGTCGACAGAGGCCTCGGTACAGCACCCTCGAGCCGCAAACAATG AAACAGAAGTCAAGAACGAGGTGCAAGATTGTCCCGAAAACGACAGCGTGCCCAGCGGGGAATTATACATCGACGAGAATGCCGAGGAAAAGGAACAAGAATATCCAGATTCTATGGAAAAGGCGGACTACAGTTCGTTGTACGGAGCCAATCAATATTATAACAG TCTGTACAACTCACCCCCCTACGGGACAACCACAGCCGGGAAAAACACCTCGGGCTTGCAAAGTTCTTATCTGACCTCATACACAACGCCCAGCTCCATGTCTCAATATTCATCTTACGCTACATACAACAGCAGCACCACGAATTTCCCCAACGTGGCTCAAAATATATCACCGTCTTCACAG aAGCTAGATTACAGCGCCTACAGTAGCAGTTTGTATGGAAATGACAGGGTACCATTACAGTATTCCGGATATTACCCCATGCATGGTTACCACACGACACCCGCCTCGTTTAACATTGGAAACCTAAATTTTGCTG ATTCGACAAAGTCTGCGCTCACGTTGGACGCAACAACTCACGATGCCAGCGATCTTACCGCACGAGAAACCGCAAACATCGAAGGTAACACGATTC GAGCGACAGCGAAACCTTGCAGACGCGGAAGACGCCAGAGCGGAAGTGGAAACAGTATAGGTTCTGCGGATACGACAGAAGCCGGTCCTGACCGGATATTCATCTGGGACCTGGACGAAACCATAGTTGTATTTCACTCCTTGTTAACTGGGCAATTTGCAACGAAGCACCGTAAGGATCCGGTTCTTTTGGGCCAAGTGGCGTACAGAATGGAAGAAATGATATTCAATTTGGCTGATACTCACTTCTTTTTCAACGACGTCGAG GATTGTGACCAAGTACACATCGATGATGTATCATCAGATGATAATGGGCAAGATCTGTCTTCTTACAATTTTGCTAACGATGGTTTCCAATGCGCGTCTGCGAACAACGGTATATGTTTGGCTTCTGGTGTTAGAGGTGGTGTCGATTGGATGCGAAAATTAGCCTTTCGCtatcgaaaaattaaagaGATCTATAATAATTACCGAAACAATGTTGGCGGTTTATTGGGCGCTGCAAAACAAGAACAATGGTTACAACTGCGTTCTGAGATTGAAGTGCTCACCGATAACTGGTTAACGTCAGCTGTAAAATGTTTAAGTctcataaataaaagaaatgactGCATTAACATTCTGGTTACTACCACGCAATTAGTACCGGCTTTATCTAAAGTACTGCTTTTCGGGATCGGCGGAATATTTccaatcgaaaatatttattcggcCTCGAAAATCG GAAAAGAAAGCTGCTTTGGAAGAGTAGTTGCGCGATTTGGTCGAAGATGCACATATGTGGTAATAGGTGATGACTCTGATGAAGAAACGGCAGCACGTGCCCATAATTTCCCATTTTGGAGAATAAACAGTCACTCGGACACACAGTCGTTATACAACGCCTTAGAAATGGGATTTCTTTAA
- the LOC122568113 gene encoding eyes absent homolog 4 isoform X3: MLATCLRRQRPRYSTLEPQTMVNKAPPFRVYLKGYPFKETEVKNEVQDCPENDSVPSGELYIDENAEEKEQEYPDSMEKADYSSLYGANQYYNSLYNSPPYGTTTAGKNTSGLQSSYLTSYTTPSSMSQYSSYATYNSSTTNFPNVAQNISPSSQKLDYSAYSSSLYGNDRVPLQYSGYYPMHGYHTTPASFNIGNLNFADSTKSALTLDATTHDASDLTARETANIEGNTIRATAKPCRRGRRQSGSGNSIGSADTTEAGPDRIFIWDLDETIVVFHSLLTGQFATKHRKDPVLLGQVAYRMEEMIFNLADTHFFFNDVEDCDQVHIDDVSSDDNGQDLSSYNFANDGFQCASANNGICLASGVRGGVDWMRKLAFRYRKIKEIYNNYRNNVGGLLGAAKQEQWLQLRSEIEVLTDNWLTSAVKCLSLINKRNDCINILVTTTQLVPALSKVLLFGIGGIFPIENIYSASKIGKESCFGRVVARFGRRCTYVVIGDDSDEETAARAHNFPFWRINSHSDTQSLYNALEMGFL; encoded by the exons ATGCTGGCAACGTGTCTTCGTCGACAGAGGCCTCGGTACAGCACCCTCGAGCCGCAAACAATGGTAAATAAAGCTCCTCCATTCCGGGTCTACTTAAAAGGCTACCCTTTTAAAG AAACAGAAGTCAAGAACGAGGTGCAAGATTGTCCCGAAAACGACAGCGTGCCCAGCGGGGAATTATACATCGACGAGAATGCCGAGGAAAAGGAACAAGAATATCCAGATTCTATGGAAAAGGCGGACTACAGTTCGTTGTACGGAGCCAATCAATATTATAACAG TCTGTACAACTCACCCCCCTACGGGACAACCACAGCCGGGAAAAACACCTCGGGCTTGCAAAGTTCTTATCTGACCTCATACACAACGCCCAGCTCCATGTCTCAATATTCATCTTACGCTACATACAACAGCAGCACCACGAATTTCCCCAACGTGGCTCAAAATATATCACCGTCTTCACAG aAGCTAGATTACAGCGCCTACAGTAGCAGTTTGTATGGAAATGACAGGGTACCATTACAGTATTCCGGATATTACCCCATGCATGGTTACCACACGACACCCGCCTCGTTTAACATTGGAAACCTAAATTTTGCTG ATTCGACAAAGTCTGCGCTCACGTTGGACGCAACAACTCACGATGCCAGCGATCTTACCGCACGAGAAACCGCAAACATCGAAGGTAACACGATTC GAGCGACAGCGAAACCTTGCAGACGCGGAAGACGCCAGAGCGGAAGTGGAAACAGTATAGGTTCTGCGGATACGACAGAAGCCGGTCCTGACCGGATATTCATCTGGGACCTGGACGAAACCATAGTTGTATTTCACTCCTTGTTAACTGGGCAATTTGCAACGAAGCACCGTAAGGATCCGGTTCTTTTGGGCCAAGTGGCGTACAGAATGGAAGAAATGATATTCAATTTGGCTGATACTCACTTCTTTTTCAACGACGTCGAG GATTGTGACCAAGTACACATCGATGATGTATCATCAGATGATAATGGGCAAGATCTGTCTTCTTACAATTTTGCTAACGATGGTTTCCAATGCGCGTCTGCGAACAACGGTATATGTTTGGCTTCTGGTGTTAGAGGTGGTGTCGATTGGATGCGAAAATTAGCCTTTCGCtatcgaaaaattaaagaGATCTATAATAATTACCGAAACAATGTTGGCGGTTTATTGGGCGCTGCAAAACAAGAACAATGGTTACAACTGCGTTCTGAGATTGAAGTGCTCACCGATAACTGGTTAACGTCAGCTGTAAAATGTTTAAGTctcataaataaaagaaatgactGCATTAACATTCTGGTTACTACCACGCAATTAGTACCGGCTTTATCTAAAGTACTGCTTTTCGGGATCGGCGGAATATTTccaatcgaaaatatttattcggcCTCGAAAATCG GAAAAGAAAGCTGCTTTGGAAGAGTAGTTGCGCGATTTGGTCGAAGATGCACATATGTGGTAATAGGTGATGACTCTGATGAAGAAACGGCAGCACGTGCCCATAATTTCCCATTTTGGAGAATAAACAGTCACTCGGACACACAGTCGTTATACAACGCCTTAGAAATGGGATTTCTTTAA
- the LOC122568113 gene encoding eyes absent homolog 4 isoform X4: MLTEDNDPTKPAGVLDNAGNVSSSTEASVQHPRAANNETEVKNEVQDCPENDSVPSGELYIDENAEEKEQEYPDSMEKADYSSLYGANQYYNSLYNSPPYGTTTAGKNTSGLQSSYLTSYTTPSSMSQYSSYATYNSSTTNFPNVAQNISPSSQKLDYSAYSSSLYGNDRVPLQYSGYYPMHGYHTTPASFNIGNLNFADSTKSALTLDATTHDASDLTARETANIEGNTIRATAKPCRRGRRQSGSGNSIGSADTTEAGPDRIFIWDLDETIVVFHSLLTGQFATKHRKDPVLLGQVAYRMEEMIFNLADTHFFFNDVEDCDQVHIDDVSSDDNGQDLSSYNFANDGFQCASANNGICLASGVRGGVDWMRKLAFRYRKIKEIYNNYRNNVGGLLGAAKQEQWLQLRSEIEVLTDNWLTSAVKCLSLINKRNDCINILVTTTQLVPALSKVLLFGIGGIFPIENIYSASKIGKESCFGRVVARFGRRCTYVVIGDDSDEETAARAHNFPFWRINSHSDTQSLYNALEMGFL, encoded by the exons ATGTTAACCGAGGACAATGATCCGACGAAACCAGCAGGCGTTTTAGACAATGCTGGCAACGTGTCTTCGTCGACAGAGGCCTCGGTACAGCACCCTCGAGCCGCAAACAATG AAACAGAAGTCAAGAACGAGGTGCAAGATTGTCCCGAAAACGACAGCGTGCCCAGCGGGGAATTATACATCGACGAGAATGCCGAGGAAAAGGAACAAGAATATCCAGATTCTATGGAAAAGGCGGACTACAGTTCGTTGTACGGAGCCAATCAATATTATAACAG TCTGTACAACTCACCCCCCTACGGGACAACCACAGCCGGGAAAAACACCTCGGGCTTGCAAAGTTCTTATCTGACCTCATACACAACGCCCAGCTCCATGTCTCAATATTCATCTTACGCTACATACAACAGCAGCACCACGAATTTCCCCAACGTGGCTCAAAATATATCACCGTCTTCACAG aAGCTAGATTACAGCGCCTACAGTAGCAGTTTGTATGGAAATGACAGGGTACCATTACAGTATTCCGGATATTACCCCATGCATGGTTACCACACGACACCCGCCTCGTTTAACATTGGAAACCTAAATTTTGCTG ATTCGACAAAGTCTGCGCTCACGTTGGACGCAACAACTCACGATGCCAGCGATCTTACCGCACGAGAAACCGCAAACATCGAAGGTAACACGATTC GAGCGACAGCGAAACCTTGCAGACGCGGAAGACGCCAGAGCGGAAGTGGAAACAGTATAGGTTCTGCGGATACGACAGAAGCCGGTCCTGACCGGATATTCATCTGGGACCTGGACGAAACCATAGTTGTATTTCACTCCTTGTTAACTGGGCAATTTGCAACGAAGCACCGTAAGGATCCGGTTCTTTTGGGCCAAGTGGCGTACAGAATGGAAGAAATGATATTCAATTTGGCTGATACTCACTTCTTTTTCAACGACGTCGAG GATTGTGACCAAGTACACATCGATGATGTATCATCAGATGATAATGGGCAAGATCTGTCTTCTTACAATTTTGCTAACGATGGTTTCCAATGCGCGTCTGCGAACAACGGTATATGTTTGGCTTCTGGTGTTAGAGGTGGTGTCGATTGGATGCGAAAATTAGCCTTTCGCtatcgaaaaattaaagaGATCTATAATAATTACCGAAACAATGTTGGCGGTTTATTGGGCGCTGCAAAACAAGAACAATGGTTACAACTGCGTTCTGAGATTGAAGTGCTCACCGATAACTGGTTAACGTCAGCTGTAAAATGTTTAAGTctcataaataaaagaaatgactGCATTAACATTCTGGTTACTACCACGCAATTAGTACCGGCTTTATCTAAAGTACTGCTTTTCGGGATCGGCGGAATATTTccaatcgaaaatatttattcggcCTCGAAAATCG GAAAAGAAAGCTGCTTTGGAAGAGTAGTTGCGCGATTTGGTCGAAGATGCACATATGTGGTAATAGGTGATGACTCTGATGAAGAAACGGCAGCACGTGCCCATAATTTCCCATTTTGGAGAATAAACAGTCACTCGGACACACAGTCGTTATACAACGCCTTAGAAATGGGATTTCTTTAA
- the LOC122568113 gene encoding eyes absent homolog 4 isoform X5, with product MLATCLRRQRPRYSTLEPQTMAETEVKNEVQDCPENDSVPSGELYIDENAEEKEQEYPDSMEKADYSSLYGANQYYNSLYNSPPYGTTTAGKNTSGLQSSYLTSYTTPSSMSQYSSYATYNSSTTNFPNVAQNISPSSQKLDYSAYSSSLYGNDRVPLQYSGYYPMHGYHTTPASFNIGNLNFADSTKSALTLDATTHDASDLTARETANIEGNTIRATAKPCRRGRRQSGSGNSIGSADTTEAGPDRIFIWDLDETIVVFHSLLTGQFATKHRKDPVLLGQVAYRMEEMIFNLADTHFFFNDVEDCDQVHIDDVSSDDNGQDLSSYNFANDGFQCASANNGICLASGVRGGVDWMRKLAFRYRKIKEIYNNYRNNVGGLLGAAKQEQWLQLRSEIEVLTDNWLTSAVKCLSLINKRNDCINILVTTTQLVPALSKVLLFGIGGIFPIENIYSASKIGKESCFGRVVARFGRRCTYVVIGDDSDEETAARAHNFPFWRINSHSDTQSLYNALEMGFL from the exons ATGCTGGCAACGTGTCTTCGTCGACAGAGGCCTCGGTACAGCACCCTCGAGCCGCAAACAATG GCAGAAACAGAAGTCAAGAACGAGGTGCAAGATTGTCCCGAAAACGACAGCGTGCCCAGCGGGGAATTATACATCGACGAGAATGCCGAGGAAAAGGAACAAGAATATCCAGATTCTATGGAAAAGGCGGACTACAGTTCGTTGTACGGAGCCAATCAATATTATAACAG TCTGTACAACTCACCCCCCTACGGGACAACCACAGCCGGGAAAAACACCTCGGGCTTGCAAAGTTCTTATCTGACCTCATACACAACGCCCAGCTCCATGTCTCAATATTCATCTTACGCTACATACAACAGCAGCACCACGAATTTCCCCAACGTGGCTCAAAATATATCACCGTCTTCACAG aAGCTAGATTACAGCGCCTACAGTAGCAGTTTGTATGGAAATGACAGGGTACCATTACAGTATTCCGGATATTACCCCATGCATGGTTACCACACGACACCCGCCTCGTTTAACATTGGAAACCTAAATTTTGCTG ATTCGACAAAGTCTGCGCTCACGTTGGACGCAACAACTCACGATGCCAGCGATCTTACCGCACGAGAAACCGCAAACATCGAAGGTAACACGATTC GAGCGACAGCGAAACCTTGCAGACGCGGAAGACGCCAGAGCGGAAGTGGAAACAGTATAGGTTCTGCGGATACGACAGAAGCCGGTCCTGACCGGATATTCATCTGGGACCTGGACGAAACCATAGTTGTATTTCACTCCTTGTTAACTGGGCAATTTGCAACGAAGCACCGTAAGGATCCGGTTCTTTTGGGCCAAGTGGCGTACAGAATGGAAGAAATGATATTCAATTTGGCTGATACTCACTTCTTTTTCAACGACGTCGAG GATTGTGACCAAGTACACATCGATGATGTATCATCAGATGATAATGGGCAAGATCTGTCTTCTTACAATTTTGCTAACGATGGTTTCCAATGCGCGTCTGCGAACAACGGTATATGTTTGGCTTCTGGTGTTAGAGGTGGTGTCGATTGGATGCGAAAATTAGCCTTTCGCtatcgaaaaattaaagaGATCTATAATAATTACCGAAACAATGTTGGCGGTTTATTGGGCGCTGCAAAACAAGAACAATGGTTACAACTGCGTTCTGAGATTGAAGTGCTCACCGATAACTGGTTAACGTCAGCTGTAAAATGTTTAAGTctcataaataaaagaaatgactGCATTAACATTCTGGTTACTACCACGCAATTAGTACCGGCTTTATCTAAAGTACTGCTTTTCGGGATCGGCGGAATATTTccaatcgaaaatatttattcggcCTCGAAAATCG GAAAAGAAAGCTGCTTTGGAAGAGTAGTTGCGCGATTTGGTCGAAGATGCACATATGTGGTAATAGGTGATGACTCTGATGAAGAAACGGCAGCACGTGCCCATAATTTCCCATTTTGGAGAATAAACAGTCACTCGGACACACAGTCGTTATACAACGCCTTAGAAATGGGATTTCTTTAA
- the LOC122568112 gene encoding digestive cysteine proteinase 1, with product MGTFTIIFTLIAIGISCIGAVKSPTFSNTYTLKGTLYIPYAEIREPFYAWYDGKSGSSRIDYYGGMVKTFQLSHKGSYGKSIKIAPITTESVLNEETCLEVNGTKEIKVQPQAIIPDTTEMECIGEEVINGLLCEKWRLEQEIDGKLNKYTFWIRYKKSPRVPDFKEPIPVRYEMKGFNSLLGSHYDHYYLDYDWYSSEKPSSEVFEVTTNMTCVGFPGPGDKHVYTFNPMREFVHNYDTHVNEAFEDFKKAHNKEYVNHVDQLMRKEVFRQNLRFIHSTNRANKGYQLSVNHLVDRTELELKALRGKQYTAHYNGGQPFPHNAEKEVTEVPDSLDWRLYGAVTPVKDQSVCGSCWSFGTTGAVEGAYYMKYGKLVRLSQQALIDCSWGYGNNGCDGGEDFRSYQWIMKHGGLPTEDDYGGYLGQDGYCHINNATLTAKITGYVNVTSGDANALKVAIAKHGPISVAIDASHKTFSFYSHGVYYDESCGNTEESLDHAVLAVGYGSLNGKDYWLVKNSWSNYWGNDGYILMSQEKNNCGVLTAPTYVTM from the exons ATGGGTACTTTTACAATCATTTTTACATTGATAGCAATAG gTATCTCTTGCATTGGGGCTGTGAAGTCTCCAACATTTAGCAATACTTACACATTAAAAGGAACTTTATATATTCCATATGCTGAAATCCGAGAACCGTTTTATGCATGGTATGATGGCAAAAGTGGATCTAGTAGAATCGATTATTATGGag GAATGGTCAAGACTTTCCAATTATCACACAAAGGATCATATggaaaaagcataaaaattgcTCCAATAACTACAGAATCTGTCCTGAATGAGGAAACATGTCTTGAAGTAAATGGTACTAAAGAAATTAAGGTTCAACCTCAAGCTATTATTCCAGACACAACTGAAATGgag TGTATTGGAGAAGAAGTGATTAATGGTTTATTATGTGAAAAATGGAGACTGGAACAGGAGAttgatggaaaattaaacaaatatactttttgGATAAGATATAAG aaatctCCACGTGTACCTGATTTTAAAGAACCAATTCCTGTAAGGTACGAGATGAAAGGATTCAACAGTCTTTTGGGCTCTCACTATGATCATTACTATTTGGATTATGACTGGTACTCTTCTGAAAAACCTAGTTCAGAAGTGTTTGAAGTTACAACAA ATATGACATGTGTTGGTTTTCCCGGACCTGGAGAcaaacatgtatatacatttaatcCTATGCGTGAGTTTGTTCACAATTATGACACTCACGTAAATGAAGCATTTGAAGATTTCAAAAAAGCTCATAACAAAGAATATGTAAATCATGTAGATCAATTGATGCGTAAAGAAGTATTTAGGCAAAATTTAAG ATTTATTCATTCGACCAACCGAGCTAATAAAGGCTACCAATTGAGTGTTAATCATTTGGTAGATCGTACTGAGTTAGAATTAAAAGCTTTACGTGGCAAACAATATACTGCACATTACAATGGAGGACAACCTTTCCCACACAATGCTGAAAAAGAAGTAACCGAAGTCCCAGATAGTTTAGATTGGAGGCTCTATGGTGCTGTTACTCCTGTTAAAG atCAATCTGTTTGTGGATCTTGCTGGAGTTTTGGTACAACTGGTGCTGTTGAAGGCGCGTACTATATGAAGTACGGTAAATTAGTGCGTTTGTCTCAACAG gCGCTTATTGATTGTTCATGGGGCTACGGAAATAATGGTTGTGATGGAGGTGAAGATTTCAGATCATATCAATGGATTATGAAGCATGGAGGTTTGCCTACTGAAGATGATTATGGTGGTTATCTTGGTCAA gACGGTTACTGTCACATAAATAATGCTACACTGACAGCCAAAATTACTGGCTATGTAAATGTTACATCAGGCGATGCTAATGCTCTAAAAGTTGCCATTGCTAAGCATGGTCCAATTTCAGTCGCAATTGACGCATcccataaaacattttcattctatTCCCATGGCGTATACTACGATGAGTCTTGTG GTAATACGGAAGAGAGTCTGGATCATGCAGTTTTAGCTGTAGGTTATGGCAGCTTAAATGGAAAGGATTATTGGTTGGTCAAAAATTCATGGTCAAATTACTGGGGCAACGATGGTTACATTCTTATGTCTCAAGAAAAAAATAACTGTGGTGTATTAACAGCTCCAACATATGTTACtatgtaa